A single Oncorhynchus tshawytscha isolate Ot180627B linkage group LG01, Otsh_v2.0, whole genome shotgun sequence DNA region contains:
- the LOC112240133 gene encoding barH-like 2 homeobox protein → MESSSGSNFGIDTILSNATNSVNTALMNGDFRLGDSRTADFSRSQATPSPSCSDIDTVGTAPSSPISVTMEHAEPHLLQDSLPHHHHHHHNQPGSLQLSPQPQQLGAGAACAPRTATSSFLIKDILGDSKPLAACAPYSTSVLSPHHTPKPENARDSGDGFRPKLEQDENRSKLDKRDDMEMKCNGTKEENEREISSSRDSPQSRSKKPRKARTAFSDHQLNQLERSFERQKYLSVQDRMDLAAALNLTDTQVKTWYQNRRTKWKRQTAVGLELLAEAGNYSALQRMFPSPYFYHPSLLGTMDSTTAAAAAAAMYSSMYRTPQQPHPGLQRPLVPRVLIHGLGPGGQPALNPLGNGMPGTQHQR, encoded by the exons ATGGAATCCTCCAGCGGATCGAACTTTGGAATAGACACTATTTTATCCAACGCTACTAATTCTGTTAACACCGCGCTAATGAACGGAGATTTCCGCCTCGGCGACAGCAGGACAGCGGATTTCAGCCGGAGCCAGGCCACCCCGTCCCCGTCATGTTCGGACATAGACACAGTGGGAACGGCCCCCTCTTCCCCCATCTCGGTCACCATGGAGCACGCCGAGCCGCATCTGCTCCAAGACAGCctaccacatcaccaccaccaccaccacaaccaaccAGGGAGTTTGCAACTATCGCCCCAGCCGCAGCAGCTAGGGGCCGGGGCCGCCTGTGCCCCCAGGACTGCCACCTCTTCGTTTTTAATCAAAGACATTTTAGGCGACAGCAAACCCCTGGCAGCGTGCGCACCTTACAGCACCAGCGTACTGTCACCCCATCACACCCCCAAACCTGAGAATGCCAGGGACAGTGGGGACGGCTTCAGGCCGAAGTTGGAACAAGATGAAAATAGGAGCAAGTTGGACAAAAGAGACGATATGGAAATGAAATGCAacg GAACAAAAGAAGAGAATGAACGGGAAATTTCAAGTAGCAGAGATAGTCCTCAATCACGGTCAAAAAAACCTCGTAAAGCACGGACGGCCTTTTCAGACCATCAACTCAACCAACTCGAGCGAAGCTTCGAGCGCCAAAAATACCTCAGCGTGCAGGATCGCATGGACCTCGCGGCAGCACTCAACCTGACCGACACACAGGTGAAAACCTGGTACCAAAACCGACG GACGAAGTGGAAAAGACAGACAGCGGTCGGATTAGAGCTACTGGCTGAAGCCGGAAATTATTCCGCTTTACAAAGAATGTTCCCGTCGCCCTATTTCTACCACCCGAGCTTGTTGGGCACCATGGACAGCACAACAGCAGCCGCAGCAGCCGCAGCAatgtacagcagtatgtaccggacTCCGCAGCAACCACATCCCGGTCTCCAGAGGCCTCTTGTCCCGAGAGTACTCATCCATGGCCTTGGGCCTGGGGGCCAACCGGCATTGAACCCGCTGGGTAACGGCATGCCCGGCACGCAGCATCAGCGGTAG